From a region of the Daphnia magna isolate NIES linkage group LG1, ASM2063170v1.1, whole genome shotgun sequence genome:
- the LOC116933031 gene encoding PDZ domain-containing protein 8-like isoform X1 encodes MFFFLILTGVICFLLGLAVTLAIGQRNIFYWLMPLDEDKLLPTVDPANSTPLVETDQPISIGLPEELTEQLTEEKTIATSEGTDKEGEQRDDTLLAINLLMQFFFREAQNNGIVRRFLIHRINKEMNEGVEKGGPTVNKIIKGLKIYDIEMGTKAPSIRGIDVNSLELDEDQKLIESVDVGIDLEYSGGFAIGIDVALAYGKTAFMSAKVSRLEGNLRLKFARLPYSHWTVAFCPPPTLEVAISSRIQGQSYGVVTDLLATLIESWIQKQHSLPNSKMLTHPLFPDPDHAIMRPVPAATSRPIRKGRLQVTVMDVTRLDPSLIQAEGIFSILALDSCPWIDFAPSETVGHVLLDIRMIRKRDRPLGFVFHGLPAGTSDYSTIDEIVLDLVRSPTGVVVVNTEPGSAADEAGFRAGDVILEVNGLPVSSVRQVLRAITNTEAKYVIIRIDRFIPAVKTKVDAYEAQKPRMAVGSEQGALYPLPDDLVGVHRETIGRMVGLEMKRTETYPMSKIVHLGDTLDFGVLPGQRFLNLSVWLTGVQGDECDVTSSGAASVSIEPPKKFSFNKLFELKNDLPSPSQETPVKEPPREVRIGYINVSLAEIIADCHLNTQGHHVSTYQLYPADLQASLGRQHPLKDQPGFDPRLCYGDIVLSFIYHPDEVQETERTPLPEETLPERPEPSERERSQVDVVIYELKRPHDWTLKRFGQLENCDICHSKIWLGEGLYCPRCGIIIHKKCFKRIAAENKKWCSVNQSIAKIDDYYISNVPIPADNVKSDLEGNPFQVDEENEEASELETVVERLQVRDHNESLIRLAKESGRKLWNHLDVEKRRNKISSMLNKIEDAVTAETIHRYELAAEWEKSTSYLSGDSDVGNRKWIEVELASSEKKRQALVLLELYFGVAWQDVEEHFDQSE; translated from the exons atgttcttctttttgattttgaccGGCGTGATTTGCTTTCTGCTGGGCCTGGCCGTGACATTGGCTATCGGCCAGCGTAACATCTTCTACTGGCTCATGCCGTTGGACGAAGACAAGTTGCTGCCCACGGTGGACCCAGCCAACAGCACCCCACTGGTTGAAACCGACCAACCGATTTCCATCGGACTGCCCGAG GAGTTGACGGAACAGCTGACTGAAGAGAAAACAATCGCAACTTCAGAAGGGACCGATAAAGAAGGGGAGCAACGGGATGACACTTTACTGGCCATAAATCTATTAATGCAATTCTTCTTCCGCGAAGCGCAAAACAACGGAATCGTACGTCGATTTCTTATCCATCGAATCAATAAAGAGATGAACGAAGGCGTGGAGAAAGGAGGGCCGACTGTCAACAAAATTATCAAAGGATTGAAG ATTTACGACATCGAAATGGGAACGAAAGCTCCTTCCATCCGCGGTATCGACGTCAACAGCCTCGAGCTGGACGAAGACCAAAAATTGATCGAATCCGTCGATGTGGGCATCGATCTTGAATATAGTGGCGGTTTCGCTATCGGGATCGATGTCGCCTTGGCTTACGGAAAGACGGCCTTCATGTCAGCAAAAG TGTCTCGATTGGAAGGGAATTTGCGTTTAAAGTTTGCCCGGCTGCCTTATTCCCATTGGACTGTGGCTTTCTGTCCGCCACCTACACTTGAGGTGGCAATCAGTTCGCGGATTCAAGGCCAGTCTTATGGGGTCGTCACTGATTTATTAGCTACTTTG ATTGAAAGTTGGATTCAGAAACAACATTCGCTTCCTAATTCCAAAATGCTCACTCATCCTCTTTTCCCGGATCCGGATCATGCCATTATGAGACCCGTTCCAGCGGCGACGTCAAGACCGATTAGAAAAGGAAGACTTCAAGTGACCGTCATGGATGTCACGCGTCTTGACCCTTCTCTCATTCAAGCTGAAGGCATTTTCTCCATCTTAGCCTTAG ACAGCTGTCCATGGATTGATTTCGCCCCATCGGAGACAGTAGGTCACGTTCTGCTCGATATCCGCATGATCCGCAAGAGAGACAGACCATTGGGATTCGTCTTTCACGGCCTGCCCGCAGGGACG TCCGATTATTCGACCATCGACGAGATTGTTCTGGATCTGGTGCGCAGTCCAACCGGAGTCGTGGTGGTAAATACTGAACCAGGATCCGCAGCCGACGAGGCCGGATTCAGAGCCGGAGATGTTATCCTAGAAGTAAACGGCTTACCCGTCAGCTCCGTTAGACAAGTCTTGCGTGCCATTACTAACACGGAGGCTAAGTATGTCATTATTCGGATCGATCGATTCATTCCAGCCGTCAAGACAAAG GTCGATGCGTATGAAGCCCAAAAGCCAAGGATGGCCG TAGGAAGCGAACAGGGAGCTTTGTATCCACTTCCAGATGATTTGGTTGGAGTTCACCGAGAGACCATTGGCAGGATGGTTGGATTAGAAATGAAACGAACAGAAACTTACCCAATGAGCAAA ATAGTCCATTTAGGCGATACGTTGGATTTCGGCGTGTTACCCGGCCAGAGATTTCTCAACTTGTCCGTCTGGTTAACTGGCGTTCAAGGCGATGAATGCGACGTAACCAGCAGCGGAGCGGCCAGTGTGAGCATCGAACCGCCCAAAAAATTCAGTTTCAACAAACTATTTGAGCTGAAAAACGACCTACCATCACCGTCGCAAGAAACGCCCGTTAAAGAGCCACCGAGAGAGGTCCGAATCGGATATATCAACGTCAGCTTGGCTGAGATTATAGCCGATTGTCACCTCAACACCCAGGGCCATCACGTCTCGACTTATCAGCTGTACCCAGCAGATCTTCAAGCATCTCTCGG TCGGCAACATCCATTAAAGGACCAGCCGGGATTCGATCCTCGTCTGTGCTATGGAGATATCGTGCTCTCTTTCATTTACCACCCGGATGAAGTTCAAGAAACTGAACGAACGCCTCTGCCGGAAGAAACATTACCCGAACGACCGGAACCGAGCGAACGGGAACGTTCACAAGTGGATGTCGTGATTTATGAGCTCAAACGACCGCACGACTGGACACTGAAGCGTTTTGGTCAACTTGAAAACTGTGACATTTGTCATTCGAAG ATATGGTTGGGAGAGGGTCTCTATTGTCCGAGGTGCGGCATAATCATTCACAAGAAATGCTTTAAACGCATAGCAGCCGAGAATAAAAAATGGTGCAGCGTCAACCAATCCATCGCCAAGATTGACGACTACTACATATCCAATGTTCCCATTCCGGCTgacaatgttaag TCGGATTTAGAAGGAAACCCGTTTCAAGtggatgaagaaaatgaagaagcgaGTGAACTTGAAACGGTGGTGGAAAGATTGCAGGTACGGGACCACAACGAATCCCTAATAAGATTGGCGAAGGAGTCGGGACGAAAACTATGGAATCATTTAGATGTAGAGAAGCGTCGCAATAAAATATCTTCCATG TTAAACAAAATAGAAGACGCTGTAACGGCTGAAACAATCCACCGGTACGAGCTGGCGGCCGAGTGGGAGAAATCGACTTCCTATTTGTCTGGGGATAGTGACGTTGGCAATAGGAAATGGATCGAAGTGGAACTGGCATCGTCCGAGAAGAAACGTCAAGCATTAGTCCTTCTCGAACTCTATTTCGGCGTTGCTTGGCAAGATGTGGAAGAACATTTCGAtcaaagtgaataa
- the LOC116933667 gene encoding solute carrier family 13 member 5, with amino-acid sequence MFQFVRNHVLPNWKSIIVVLAPLLLLPLPLSRMKEAECGYVILIMAIFWMTEALPLPVTSLIPVVALPLFGIMETSDVSTAYMKDTNMMFIGGLILALAIQFCNLHKRAALAVLLLVGAKPRWLLAGFMGTTAFLSMWISNTATTAMMVPIVDAVAAELYKEDDVEMVRSHSQSTVATNSGSVEELVPSESIETERQLAAVEKEKRRKVRAGIMISTSYSSVIGGTGSLIGSSPQLALKGIVQETFGATEMNFASWMAFTLPGMLINLLFTWIWLQVIFIGLWRETDGGRDKEVIKVIRQKFKDLGPMTFHEIAVLVLFILCVALWFFRDPGFMPGWAQLFGNAEKVDDATAAMLIVVLLFIIPAKPSFRCQEEQPETDRGAHKLSPALLDWKYVQERLPWGVILLLGGGYALSDATKKSGLSNWIGVQLAGMVVLPPFLIMLVVCVITATITEVASNTAVANIFLPILADTAIAIRINPLYFMIPVTATCSYAFMLPVSTPPNAIAFSAAKMKPNEMMKAGWFIKLVCVFVICVTMETWGNVVFGSKHFPEWANVTAIASRT; translated from the exons ATGTTCCAGTTTGTTCGCAATCACGTTTTACCTAATTGGAAATCCATTATCGTTGTGTTGGCTCCGCTTCTACTTCTTCCTCTCCCATTGTCCAGAATGAAG GAAGCCGAATGTGGATACGTCATTCTGATTATGGCTATTTTCTGGATGACTGAAGCACTTCCTCTACCCGTCACGAGTTTGATTCCGGTAGTTGCCTTGCCCCTTTTTGGGATCATGGAAACGAGTGATGTGTCTACTGCTTACATGAAG GATACCAATATGATGTTCATTGGTGGTCTTATACTGGCTCTGGCTATTCAATTTTGCAATTTGCATAAAAGAGCCGCTTTGGCTGTACTTCTGCTCGTCGGTGCTAAGCCCAGATG GCTATTGGCCGGCTTTATGGGAACAACAGCGTTTCTGTCGATGTGGATCTCCAACACAGCCACGACAGCGATGATGGTCCCCATCGTGGACGCCGTTGCTGCCGAGTTGTACAAG GAAGATGACGTGGAAATGGTGAGATCGCATTCTCAATCGACAGTGGCTACCAATTCTGGTAGTGTCGAAGAGCTAGTCCCATCTGAGTCGATAGAAACCGAAAGACAATTAGCAGCGGTAGAAAAGGAGAAGAGGAGGAAAGTCCGAGCTGGAATCATGATTTCCACAT CATATTCATCAGTCATCGGTGGAACTGGATCTCTGATCGGATCTTCACCTCAATTAGCTTTAAAAGGGATCGTTCAAGA GACTTTCGGAGCGACGGAAATGAATTTTGCAAGCTGGATGGCTTTCACTCTTCCAGGCATGTTAATTAACTTGCTCTTCACTTGGATTTGGCTTCAAGTGATCTTTATTGGTTTATGGAG GGAAACGGACGGAGGAAGAGATAAAGAAGTAATCAAAGTGATCCGTCAAAAGTTCAAAGATCTCGGCCCAATGACATTCCATGAAATCGCTGTTCTTGTTCTCTTCATCCTTTGTGTTGCACTTTGGTTCTTCCGTGACCCAGGATTCATGCCCGGCTGGGCACAGCTATTCGGGAACGCAGAGAAGGTTGATGACGCAACAGCTGCTATGCTTATCGTCGTGTTGCTATTTATTATTCCTGCCAAACCTTCGTTTCGGTGCCAAGAAGAGCAACCAG AAACTGACAGAGGGGCCCACAAACTAAGCCCGGCTCTTTTAGATTGGAAATATGTTCAAGAAAGACTTCCTTGGGGAGTCATTCTTCTCTTAG GTGGAGGTTATGCTTTGTCGGATGCCACTAAAAAATCTGGGTTATCTAATTGGATTGGTGTGCAATTGGCTGGCATGGTAGTTTTGCCTCCATTCCTCATTATGCTAGTTGTTTGTGTTATCACGGCAACTATAACCGAAGTTGCATCTAACACCGCAGTGGCCAACATATTTCTCCCGATTCTCGCGGACACG GCGATAGCAATCCGAATCAATCCTTTATACTTCATGATACCCGTGACAGCCACTTG CTCGTACGCTTTTATGCTGCCAGTATCCACTCCACCAAATGCGATTGCATTCTCCGCGGCTAAAATGAAGCCAAACGAAATG ATGAAAGCGGGCTGGTTTATCAAGTTGGTGTGCGTTTTCGTCATATGCGTAACTATGGAGACGTGGGGTAACGTTGTCTTTGGAAGCAAACACTTTCCAGAATGGGCCAACGTCACCGCAATCGCTTCGCGTACTTAG
- the LOC116933031 gene encoding PDZ domain-containing protein 8-like isoform X2, with the protein MFFFLILTGVICFLLGLAVTLAIGQRNIFYWLMPLDEDKLLPTVDPANSTPLVETDQPISIGLPEELTEQLTEEKTIATSEGTDKEGEQRDDTLLAINLLMQFFFREAQNNGIVRRFLIHRINKEMNEGVEKGGPTVNKIIKGLKIYDIEMGTKAPSIRGIDVNSLELDEDQKLIESVDVGIDLEYSGGFAIGIDVALAYGKTAFMSAKVSRLEGNLRLKFARLPYSHWTVAFCPPPTLEVAISSRIQGQSYGVVTDLLATLIESWIQKQHSLPNSKMLTHPLFPDPDHAIMRPVPAATSRPIRKGRLQVTVMDVTRLDPSLIQAEGIFSILALDSCPWIDFAPSETVGHVLLDIRMIRKRDRPLGFVFHGLPAGTSDYSTIDEIVLDLVRSPTGVVVVNTEPGSAADEAGFRAGDVILEVNGLPVSSVRQVLRAITNTEAKYVIIRIDRFIPAVKTKVDAYEAQKPRMAGSEQGALYPLPDDLVGVHRETIGRMVGLEMKRTETYPMSKIVHLGDTLDFGVLPGQRFLNLSVWLTGVQGDECDVTSSGAASVSIEPPKKFSFNKLFELKNDLPSPSQETPVKEPPREVRIGYINVSLAEIIADCHLNTQGHHVSTYQLYPADLQASLGRQHPLKDQPGFDPRLCYGDIVLSFIYHPDEVQETERTPLPEETLPERPEPSERERSQVDVVIYELKRPHDWTLKRFGQLENCDICHSKIWLGEGLYCPRCGIIIHKKCFKRIAAENKKWCSVNQSIAKIDDYYISNVPIPADNVKSDLEGNPFQVDEENEEASELETVVERLQVRDHNESLIRLAKESGRKLWNHLDVEKRRNKISSMLNKIEDAVTAETIHRYELAAEWEKSTSYLSGDSDVGNRKWIEVELASSEKKRQALVLLELYFGVAWQDVEEHFDQSE; encoded by the exons atgttcttctttttgattttgaccGGCGTGATTTGCTTTCTGCTGGGCCTGGCCGTGACATTGGCTATCGGCCAGCGTAACATCTTCTACTGGCTCATGCCGTTGGACGAAGACAAGTTGCTGCCCACGGTGGACCCAGCCAACAGCACCCCACTGGTTGAAACCGACCAACCGATTTCCATCGGACTGCCCGAG GAGTTGACGGAACAGCTGACTGAAGAGAAAACAATCGCAACTTCAGAAGGGACCGATAAAGAAGGGGAGCAACGGGATGACACTTTACTGGCCATAAATCTATTAATGCAATTCTTCTTCCGCGAAGCGCAAAACAACGGAATCGTACGTCGATTTCTTATCCATCGAATCAATAAAGAGATGAACGAAGGCGTGGAGAAAGGAGGGCCGACTGTCAACAAAATTATCAAAGGATTGAAG ATTTACGACATCGAAATGGGAACGAAAGCTCCTTCCATCCGCGGTATCGACGTCAACAGCCTCGAGCTGGACGAAGACCAAAAATTGATCGAATCCGTCGATGTGGGCATCGATCTTGAATATAGTGGCGGTTTCGCTATCGGGATCGATGTCGCCTTGGCTTACGGAAAGACGGCCTTCATGTCAGCAAAAG TGTCTCGATTGGAAGGGAATTTGCGTTTAAAGTTTGCCCGGCTGCCTTATTCCCATTGGACTGTGGCTTTCTGTCCGCCACCTACACTTGAGGTGGCAATCAGTTCGCGGATTCAAGGCCAGTCTTATGGGGTCGTCACTGATTTATTAGCTACTTTG ATTGAAAGTTGGATTCAGAAACAACATTCGCTTCCTAATTCCAAAATGCTCACTCATCCTCTTTTCCCGGATCCGGATCATGCCATTATGAGACCCGTTCCAGCGGCGACGTCAAGACCGATTAGAAAAGGAAGACTTCAAGTGACCGTCATGGATGTCACGCGTCTTGACCCTTCTCTCATTCAAGCTGAAGGCATTTTCTCCATCTTAGCCTTAG ACAGCTGTCCATGGATTGATTTCGCCCCATCGGAGACAGTAGGTCACGTTCTGCTCGATATCCGCATGATCCGCAAGAGAGACAGACCATTGGGATTCGTCTTTCACGGCCTGCCCGCAGGGACG TCCGATTATTCGACCATCGACGAGATTGTTCTGGATCTGGTGCGCAGTCCAACCGGAGTCGTGGTGGTAAATACTGAACCAGGATCCGCAGCCGACGAGGCCGGATTCAGAGCCGGAGATGTTATCCTAGAAGTAAACGGCTTACCCGTCAGCTCCGTTAGACAAGTCTTGCGTGCCATTACTAACACGGAGGCTAAGTATGTCATTATTCGGATCGATCGATTCATTCCAGCCGTCAAGACAAAG GTCGATGCGTATGAAGCCCAAAAGCCAAGGATGGCCG GAAGCGAACAGGGAGCTTTGTATCCACTTCCAGATGATTTGGTTGGAGTTCACCGAGAGACCATTGGCAGGATGGTTGGATTAGAAATGAAACGAACAGAAACTTACCCAATGAGCAAA ATAGTCCATTTAGGCGATACGTTGGATTTCGGCGTGTTACCCGGCCAGAGATTTCTCAACTTGTCCGTCTGGTTAACTGGCGTTCAAGGCGATGAATGCGACGTAACCAGCAGCGGAGCGGCCAGTGTGAGCATCGAACCGCCCAAAAAATTCAGTTTCAACAAACTATTTGAGCTGAAAAACGACCTACCATCACCGTCGCAAGAAACGCCCGTTAAAGAGCCACCGAGAGAGGTCCGAATCGGATATATCAACGTCAGCTTGGCTGAGATTATAGCCGATTGTCACCTCAACACCCAGGGCCATCACGTCTCGACTTATCAGCTGTACCCAGCAGATCTTCAAGCATCTCTCGG TCGGCAACATCCATTAAAGGACCAGCCGGGATTCGATCCTCGTCTGTGCTATGGAGATATCGTGCTCTCTTTCATTTACCACCCGGATGAAGTTCAAGAAACTGAACGAACGCCTCTGCCGGAAGAAACATTACCCGAACGACCGGAACCGAGCGAACGGGAACGTTCACAAGTGGATGTCGTGATTTATGAGCTCAAACGACCGCACGACTGGACACTGAAGCGTTTTGGTCAACTTGAAAACTGTGACATTTGTCATTCGAAG ATATGGTTGGGAGAGGGTCTCTATTGTCCGAGGTGCGGCATAATCATTCACAAGAAATGCTTTAAACGCATAGCAGCCGAGAATAAAAAATGGTGCAGCGTCAACCAATCCATCGCCAAGATTGACGACTACTACATATCCAATGTTCCCATTCCGGCTgacaatgttaag TCGGATTTAGAAGGAAACCCGTTTCAAGtggatgaagaaaatgaagaagcgaGTGAACTTGAAACGGTGGTGGAAAGATTGCAGGTACGGGACCACAACGAATCCCTAATAAGATTGGCGAAGGAGTCGGGACGAAAACTATGGAATCATTTAGATGTAGAGAAGCGTCGCAATAAAATATCTTCCATG TTAAACAAAATAGAAGACGCTGTAACGGCTGAAACAATCCACCGGTACGAGCTGGCGGCCGAGTGGGAGAAATCGACTTCCTATTTGTCTGGGGATAGTGACGTTGGCAATAGGAAATGGATCGAAGTGGAACTGGCATCGTCCGAGAAGAAACGTCAAGCATTAGTCCTTCTCGAACTCTATTTCGGCGTTGCTTGGCAAGATGTGGAAGAACATTTCGAtcaaagtgaataa